AAATTTATGATAGTCATCGATAAGTTCGGCTTTTTTATTTGCAAGCAAAAAATTTGTCCCATCGCTTTCACCCATGCGTTGTGGCAGTACATAAACTGGAATTTTAAGCTCATTTGCAAGCCTTGCACTTTGCATTGAGCCACTTTTAAGATCAGCTTGCGCGACTACTAGAGCTTCACAAAGCCCCACAACTATGCGGTTTCGCTCCAAAAATCTATAAGCAAGTGGTGGCTCGCCTTCGTCATACTCACTAAGAGCCAAGGCTTTGGTGTAAATTTCATTTATCGCCACTTTATTTTGGCTTGGATAGATGGTGTCAAGCCCGCTCGCAAAAATGCCAATCGTTCGTGGCATAGCAGCTTTATGAGCTGCGATATCAACGCCGATTGCTCCGCCACTTACCACGCATATGTTTGCACTTTTTAGTGCTGCGCAAAGTG
This genomic interval from Campylobacter concisus contains the following:
- a CDS encoding DNA-processing protein DprA yields the protein MRLDFIPEPLKRLKNPPKQLNFIGDTSLLSLPKIAVVGSRKASVYTKECVAALCAALKSANICVVSGGAIGVDIAAHKAAMPRTIGIFASGLDTIYPSQNKVAINEIYTKALALSEYDEGEPPLAYRFLERNRIVVGLCEALVVAQADLKSGSMQSARLANELKIPVYVLPQRMGESDGTNFLLANKKAELIDDYHKFASLFGEIKEQEKTSDEILKFCKNGVSLDEVLAKFGDIIYEYELEGLVEISNLRVKSVL